The following proteins are encoded in a genomic region of Limosilactobacillus reuteri subsp. reuteri:
- a CDS encoding non-canonical purine NTP pyrophosphatase, translating to MKNNFIIATHNIHKIKEIETILNFYRQHGEGYRKKLPQQAFPPESTVSYEENAKEKALFISQQLPAAKIIADDSGLELPAFPGRYGVQTARELAQEVPDGDLNDYLIHLVDGKSRQFIMKTTIALAINNQVVKIGHGQLKGTIAHAERGVNATGFDRIFIPAGESQTLAEMDQPTRISYLHRARAVKNLLDQLGE from the coding sequence ATGAAAAATAATTTTATTATTGCAACCCATAATATTCATAAAATTAAAGAAATCGAAACCATTCTAAATTTTTACCGCCAACATGGTGAGGGGTATCGAAAAAAGTTGCCGCAACAAGCTTTTCCTCCTGAATCAACAGTGAGCTATGAAGAAAATGCAAAGGAGAAGGCCCTCTTTATCAGTCAACAACTACCGGCAGCAAAAATAATTGCCGATGATTCTGGCTTAGAACTCCCGGCTTTTCCTGGAAGGTACGGGGTGCAGACAGCGCGGGAATTGGCCCAAGAAGTTCCCGATGGTGATTTAAATGATTACTTGATCCATTTAGTCGATGGTAAGTCACGACAATTTATAATGAAAACAACAATTGCCCTGGCGATAAATAATCAAGTGGTTAAAATTGGTCATGGTCAATTAAAGGGGACAATTGCTCATGCCGAACGCGGAGTCAATGCGACGGGGTTTGATCGGATTTTTATTCCAGCTGGCGAATCACAAACGCTTGCCGAAATGGACCAGCCGACCCGCATTTCTTATTTACATCGTGCACGAGCTGTTAAAAATTTATTAGATCAATTAGGAGAATGA
- a CDS encoding bifunctional folylpolyglutamate synthase/dihydrofolate synthase: protein MRTYEQINAGFNRQMLGGQRDRVKFLRRILTRLGNPDQRFKIIHIAGTNGKGSTGTMLEQGLQNAGYRVGYFSSPALVDDREQIKVNDHLISKKDFAMTYQKITEHLPADLLPDDITIFEWWTLIMLQYFADQKVDWAVIECGLGGQDDATNIISAPFISVITHIALDHTRILGPTIAKIAQAKAGIIKTGTKQVFLAPHQEKDALTIIREKAQQQKVGLTQADAQSIVDGKAILKVNHKIYKVPFNLLGTFQSENLGTVVSVFNFLYQRRLVTSWQPLLSTLATVKIAGRMQKIADHPPIILDGAHNPDAAKQLTKTISKLPHNKVIMVLGFLADKNISQMVKIYQQMADEIIITTPDHPTRALDASALKSVLPQAIIANNPRQGLVVAKKIAEPNDLIIVTGSFYTIKDIEANLDEK from the coding sequence GTGCGGACCTATGAACAAATTAACGCGGGCTTTAATCGCCAAATGCTGGGAGGACAACGGGATCGGGTAAAATTTTTGCGACGAATTCTTACTCGTTTAGGAAACCCTGACCAGCGATTTAAAATTATCCATATTGCAGGGACAAACGGAAAAGGCTCGACTGGGACAATGTTAGAACAGGGGTTACAAAATGCTGGCTACCGGGTCGGCTATTTTAGCAGTCCTGCTTTGGTAGATGATCGGGAGCAAATTAAGGTTAATGACCATTTGATTAGTAAAAAAGATTTTGCGATGACTTACCAAAAGATCACCGAACATTTACCCGCTGATCTTTTACCTGATGATATTACCATTTTTGAGTGGTGGACCCTGATAATGCTGCAATATTTTGCAGACCAAAAAGTGGATTGGGCAGTCATTGAATGCGGTTTAGGCGGTCAAGATGATGCAACCAATATTATCAGCGCGCCTTTTATTAGTGTGATAACGCATATTGCCCTTGACCATACACGGATTTTGGGTCCAACGATTGCCAAAATTGCCCAGGCTAAAGCAGGAATTATCAAGACCGGTACTAAACAAGTGTTTTTAGCGCCGCACCAAGAAAAAGACGCTCTCACAATTATTAGAGAAAAGGCTCAACAGCAAAAAGTAGGATTAACGCAAGCAGATGCCCAGTCAATTGTTGATGGAAAGGCGATCCTGAAAGTTAATCATAAAATTTATAAAGTTCCTTTTAATTTATTAGGGACATTTCAAAGTGAAAATTTGGGCACCGTTGTCAGTGTATTTAATTTTCTTTATCAACGAAGACTTGTTACTTCTTGGCAGCCTTTATTATCGACGCTTGCGACAGTGAAGATTGCTGGTCGAATGCAGAAAATCGCTGATCATCCCCCTATTATTTTGGACGGGGCCCATAACCCAGATGCAGCCAAGCAACTTACCAAAACTATTTCTAAGCTTCCTCATAATAAAGTAATTATGGTTCTTGGCTTTCTCGCTGATAAAAATATTAGTCAAATGGTTAAAATTTATCAGCAAATGGCAGATGAGATAATAATTACTACTCCTGACCATCCAACTCGCGCCCTTGATGCAAGTGCGTTAAAATCAGTTCTGCCTCAAGCGATTATTGCCAACAATCCCCGACAAGGGTTAGTGGTGGCAAAAAAGATTGCGGAGCCGAATGATTTAATTATTGTAACGGGTTCTTTTTATACGATTAAAGATATCGAGGCCAATTTAGATGAAAAATAA
- the folE gene encoding GTP cyclohydrolase I FolE — protein MDQQKIAKAVKDLLIAIGEDPEREGLAETPQRVAKMYQEVFSSLNHQPEEMANYKVFHVDDVPEMVLVQHIPFYSMCEHHLLPFFGYANVAYVPKDKKVIGLSKIPRLLDFVTKKPGMQERVTTDLVAELQRILDPAGIAVTIAARHLCMEMRGVNKAGQFTYTDKFTGQFKTDRDLKQEFLNQTRNYRADL, from the coding sequence ATGGACCAACAAAAAATAGCAAAGGCTGTTAAAGATTTACTAATTGCAATCGGTGAAGATCCGGAACGAGAAGGATTGGCAGAGACACCCCAACGCGTTGCCAAAATGTACCAAGAAGTTTTTTCTTCTCTTAATCATCAACCAGAAGAAATGGCCAACTATAAGGTTTTCCATGTTGATGATGTGCCGGAGATGGTATTAGTGCAACACATTCCTTTTTATTCAATGTGTGAACACCATTTGCTGCCTTTTTTCGGATACGCGAATGTGGCTTATGTTCCCAAAGATAAAAAAGTTATTGGCCTTAGTAAAATTCCCCGGTTGTTAGATTTTGTAACGAAAAAACCGGGGATGCAAGAACGCGTTACAACTGATTTAGTAGCCGAGTTGCAACGAATTCTTGATCCAGCCGGAATTGCAGTAACCATTGCGGCCCGCCACCTTTGTATGGAAATGCGGGGTGTGAATAAGGCTGGTCAATTTACTTATACTGATAAGTTTACAGGTCAATTTAAGACTGACCGTGATTTGAAACAAGAATTTCTAAATCAAACGAGGAATTATCGTGCGGACCTATGA
- the folK gene encoding 2-amino-4-hydroxy-6-hydroxymethyldihydropteridine diphosphokinase — protein MTEAYLSIGSNMGDRLANLQKAIQLLNVPPKIDIMAISSVYETEPVGDVKQDSFYNIAVKVATKLTAQQLLDHLHNIEQELHRRRLIHWGPRTIDLDIIDFGHQHIKTPTLTIPHPEMANRQFVLLPMREITNQNDPYYQQLDHLLNKTPDHNWLKKIYGREVFSWTNKK, from the coding sequence ATGACTGAAGCCTACCTAAGTATTGGCAGTAATATGGGCGACCGGTTAGCGAACCTTCAAAAAGCGATTCAGCTGTTGAATGTGCCACCTAAAATTGATATTATGGCGATTTCCTCAGTTTATGAAACAGAACCGGTGGGGGATGTCAAACAAGATTCTTTTTACAATATTGCAGTTAAGGTTGCGACTAAGTTAACAGCTCAGCAACTCCTCGACCACCTTCACAATATCGAACAAGAGTTACATCGACGCCGGCTTATTCATTGGGGACCACGGACAATTGACCTTGATATTATTGATTTTGGTCATCAACATATCAAAACACCAACGCTAACGATCCCTCATCCAGAAATGGCTAACCGGCAGTTTGTTTTATTACCAATGCGCGAAATTACTAATCAAAATGATCCTTATTATCAACAATTGGATCATTTGTTAAATAAGACTCCAGACCATAATTGGCTTAAAAAGATATATGGACGAGAGGTGTTTTCATGGACCAACAAAAAATAG
- the folB gene encoding dihydroneopterin aldolase: MGKIRINNMAFNTYNGVFAEEKKLGQKIEIDCEMDYPIETMVKTDELEETVSYADVYETIAEFVAHHNYNLIESLANNLLHELFKTYPMLDGIRLRIRKYSVPIAGIFDNVEIEVAGGK; this comes from the coding sequence ATCGGAAAGATTAGAATTAACAACATGGCATTTAATACTTACAATGGTGTGTTTGCGGAAGAGAAAAAGCTTGGTCAAAAAATTGAAATTGACTGTGAAATGGACTACCCAATTGAAACGATGGTTAAAACCGATGAATTAGAGGAAACTGTCAGTTATGCTGATGTTTATGAAACGATCGCGGAATTTGTTGCTCATCATAACTACAATTTGATTGAAAGTCTTGCTAATAACTTATTACATGAGCTTTTCAAGACCTACCCGATGCTTGATGGAATTCGTCTTCGCATCCGAAAGTATAGTGTGCCGATCGCCGGAATTTTCGATAATGTCGAAATTGAAGTAGCAGGGGGCAAGTAA